One window of Candidatus Binatus sp. genomic DNA carries:
- a CDS encoding TetR/AcrR family transcriptional regulator: MRSVSKTSAARASARMVGLRRPTDTRERVLQAAQALFAERGYRGTSLRDIAKRIGVKAPSLLHHFPSKQQLYLAVLDQMFESLDDAANAIVWKQESRQERMRQALGHTVDFIASHRDFVRIMWKEMADESGAGRQVLKRRLPPLFSSAVTFIFRGQRDGEFRTAVDPLHFMWGLNAITIGYFTIASMIRRLWDIDLLEPAMIERRKRELIDLVERTLFTLDGAQRPIESADSRARGTRLELESAKNGRRKSRL, encoded by the coding sequence GTGCGAAGCGTTTCGAAAACTTCAGCGGCGCGCGCCAGCGCCAGGATGGTTGGCCTGCGACGGCCCACCGACACGCGTGAGCGCGTGCTGCAAGCGGCGCAGGCGCTGTTCGCCGAGCGCGGCTATCGCGGCACCAGCCTGCGAGACATCGCCAAACGAATCGGGGTCAAGGCGCCGTCGCTGTTGCATCATTTTCCGTCCAAGCAGCAGCTCTACCTCGCGGTGCTGGACCAGATGTTCGAGAGTCTGGACGACGCGGCCAACGCGATCGTCTGGAAGCAGGAAAGCCGGCAGGAGCGGATGCGCCAGGCGCTCGGGCACACGGTTGACTTTATCGCCAGCCACCGCGATTTCGTGCGAATCATGTGGAAGGAGATGGCCGACGAAAGCGGGGCCGGGCGGCAAGTGCTCAAACGGCGCCTGCCGCCGCTGTTTTCCAGCGCGGTCACTTTTATTTTCCGCGGCCAGCGCGACGGCGAATTCCGCACCGCAGTCGATCCGCTGCATTTCATGTGGGGGCTCAACGCGATCACGATCGGCTACTTCACGATCGCGTCGATGATCCGGCGGCTGTGGGATATAGACCTGCTCGAGCCTGCGATGATTGAGCGGCGCAAGCGCGAACTGATCGACCTGGTCGAGCGGACGCTTTTCACTCTTGATGGCGCCCAGCGGCCGATCGAGTCAGCAGATTCGCGCGCGCGCGGCACGCGCCTGGAGCTTGAATCGGCGAAAAACGGAAGGAGAAAATCGCGCTTATGA
- a CDS encoding nitroreductase family deazaflavin-dependent oxidoreductase produces MAEFNEQALREFNDKLIEEFRANGGKVLSGPFVGAPLLLLTTTGAKSGRPTTTPLVYTKDSDRIVIIASKAGAPKHPAWYHNLKAHPAPTIELGVERFQARAVITTGSERERLFNAQAKAMPAFVDYQKNTTRQIPVIVLERM; encoded by the coding sequence GTGGCGGAGTTCAACGAGCAAGCATTGCGCGAATTCAACGATAAACTGATCGAAGAGTTTCGCGCCAACGGCGGCAAGGTGCTCAGCGGCCCGTTCGTGGGCGCGCCGCTGCTTCTGCTGACTACGACCGGCGCCAAGAGCGGCCGTCCCACTACCACTCCGCTGGTGTACACCAAGGACAGCGATCGAATCGTTATAATCGCGTCGAAGGCCGGAGCGCCGAAACATCCCGCCTGGTACCACAACCTCAAGGCTCATCCTGCCCCGACAATCGAGCTGGGGGTCGAACGCTTCCAGGCCAGGGCTGTCATTACCACTGGCTCCGAGCGCGAGCGGCTGTTCAACGCCCAGGCCAAAGCGATGCCCGCCTTCGTTGACTACCAGAAGAACACCACCCGTCAGATCCCGGTCATCGTTCTGGAACGCATGTAG
- a CDS encoding LLM class flavin-dependent oxidoreductase has protein sequence MKLGTFYEHQLPRPWKEGSELKLFQDALDQVELADRLGIDHMWEVEHHFLEEYAHSSAPEIFLAAASQRTRQIRLGHGIVLLPPGYNHPARVAERIATLDLVSGGRVEFGTGESSAELELGGFCIPRADKRAMWQESLGAIARMFVEVPFLGHEGKYFKMPVRNVVPKPVQKPHPPLWVACSRRETIHLAAKLGIGALTFAFVSPEEAREWVTDYYTTLEHECEPIGYAVNANIAIVTGFMCDNDAERARKMGEEGLKFFGYALGHHYAFGQHEPGKTNIWNNFKTSPISVPGMDGANSCVGSPDQIRTRLGEFEQAGVDQVVFISQAGNNKHEDICSSLSLFAEKVMPEFKEREQKRAKQKAERIAPILEKAMKRKPEPKIPKSDGPVVVQAGMLV, from the coding sequence ATGAAACTGGGAACCTTTTATGAGCATCAGTTGCCGCGTCCATGGAAGGAGGGCTCGGAGCTCAAGCTCTTCCAGGACGCGCTCGATCAAGTCGAACTGGCGGACCGGCTCGGCATCGACCATATGTGGGAAGTGGAGCATCACTTCCTCGAGGAGTACGCGCATTCGTCGGCGCCCGAAATTTTTCTGGCCGCGGCGAGTCAGCGCACCAGGCAGATTCGGCTCGGTCACGGGATCGTGTTGCTGCCGCCGGGCTACAACCATCCGGCGCGGGTCGCGGAGCGGATCGCGACGCTCGATCTGGTCAGCGGCGGGCGGGTCGAGTTCGGCACCGGTGAATCGTCGGCGGAGCTGGAGCTGGGCGGCTTTTGCATCCCGCGCGCGGACAAGCGCGCGATGTGGCAGGAGTCGCTGGGTGCGATCGCGCGAATGTTTGTCGAGGTTCCGTTTCTTGGCCATGAGGGCAAGTACTTCAAGATGCCGGTGCGCAACGTGGTGCCCAAGCCGGTGCAGAAACCGCATCCGCCGCTGTGGGTCGCGTGCTCGCGGCGCGAGACGATTCATCTGGCGGCGAAGCTTGGAATCGGCGCGCTGACGTTCGCGTTCGTATCGCCGGAAGAGGCGCGCGAGTGGGTCACCGACTATTACACGACGCTCGAGCATGAGTGCGAGCCGATCGGATACGCGGTCAACGCGAACATCGCGATCGTCACCGGCTTCATGTGCGACAACGACGCCGAGCGGGCGCGCAAGATGGGCGAAGAGGGGCTGAAGTTTTTCGGCTACGCGCTCGGCCATCATTATGCGTTCGGGCAGCACGAGCCGGGCAAGACGAACATCTGGAACAATTTCAAAACCAGCCCGATCAGTGTGCCGGGCATGGACGGGGCGAACTCATGCGTCGGATCGCCCGACCAGATTCGCACGCGGCTGGGCGAATTCGAGCAAGCCGGCGTTGACCAGGTCGTGTTCATCTCGCAGGCGGGCAACAACAAGCACGAGGACATCTGCTCGTCGCTCAGCCTGTTCGCCGAAAAGGTCATGCCCGAGTTCAAGGAGCGCGAACAAAAACGCGCCAAGCAGAAGGCCGAGCGGATCGCCCCGATCCTGGAGAAGGCGATGAAGCGCAAACCCGAGCCGAAAATTCCCAAGAGCGACGGACCCGTCGTGGTGCAGGCCGGGATGCTCGTGTAA
- a CDS encoding CoA transferase: protein MPNKPQMLEGYRVLDFTQFVAGPTCTRILAEMGAEVIKVELAPDGDRIRADGLKSRAPEFKNSSHSTYYLQHNHSKLSFAIDLKKPGAREIVMSMIPQVDVVVENFAPRVIDRLGFAYKDIKAVNPKIIMCSISMAGQTGPLSVKPGYDFIGQAYAGVTDGIGQADGPPALTTMAIGDVSTGVAAAMAVGFALLHRERTGQGQYLDASLLDTYFHMHEKSVPIVSLRGDKFRPTRTGSLHPDGGTTGIFHFRGDQYILITSTPHQWPQLVRALGMPELAADPRFKDARGRRDNKEQLRDVIEKWLTRFPARDDAIAALDAERVPCAPVLTVNEAIKHPHLNERKTVRWVEDPILGKVAIPGVPVKFSAWPDRTEVRSSRLGEDNERVLRELLKMPAGEIRKLYAQGILVRDPTLESNAS, encoded by the coding sequence ATGCCGAACAAGCCGCAAATGCTCGAAGGCTACCGGGTGCTGGATTTCACGCAGTTCGTCGCGGGGCCGACCTGCACGCGAATTCTCGCTGAGATGGGCGCTGAAGTGATCAAGGTCGAACTCGCGCCTGACGGCGATCGCATCCGCGCCGACGGGCTCAAGTCGCGAGCGCCTGAATTCAAGAACTCGAGCCATAGCACCTATTATCTGCAGCACAACCACTCAAAGCTAAGTTTTGCGATCGATCTCAAAAAGCCCGGAGCGCGCGAGATCGTGATGTCGATGATTCCGCAGGTCGATGTGGTAGTTGAAAATTTCGCGCCGCGCGTGATCGACCGGCTCGGATTTGCCTACAAGGACATCAAGGCGGTCAATCCGAAAATCATCATGTGCTCGATTTCGATGGCGGGGCAGACCGGACCGCTGTCGGTCAAGCCCGGCTACGATTTTATCGGCCAGGCATATGCGGGAGTTACCGACGGCATCGGGCAGGCCGATGGGCCACCCGCGCTGACGACGATGGCAATCGGCGACGTTTCAACCGGCGTCGCCGCCGCGATGGCTGTCGGCTTCGCGCTGTTGCATCGCGAGCGCACGGGACAAGGCCAGTATCTCGACGCGTCGCTGCTCGATACCTACTTCCACATGCACGAGAAGAGCGTGCCTATCGTGTCACTGCGCGGCGACAAATTTCGTCCGACGCGAACCGGCTCGTTGCATCCCGACGGCGGCACCACCGGCATTTTTCATTTCCGGGGCGACCAATACATTCTGATTACCTCGACGCCGCATCAATGGCCGCAGCTGGTGCGCGCGCTCGGGATGCCTGAATTGGCCGCCGACCCGCGCTTCAAGGATGCCCGCGGGCGTCGCGACAACAAGGAACAACTGAGAGACGTGATCGAGAAGTGGCTCACACGCTTTCCGGCCCGCGACGACGCGATCGCCGCGCTGGATGCTGAGCGCGTGCCGTGCGCTCCGGTGCTGACGGTCAACGAAGCCATAAAGCATCCGCATCTCAACGAGCGCAAGACGGTTCGCTGGGTCGAGGATCCGATCCTGGGCAAGGTCGCGATTCCGGGTGTGCCGGTGAAGTTTTCGGCATGGCCGGACCGGACAGAAGTGCGTTCGTCGAGGCTCGGCGAGGACAACGAGCGAGTTCTGCGCGAACTGCTTAAGATGCCGGCGGGCGAGATTCGCAAGCTCTATGCGCAAGGGATCCTGGTCCGCGATCCGACGCTCGAAAGCAACGCGTCGTAG